The following coding sequences lie in one Candidatus Nitrospira allomarina genomic window:
- a CDS encoding response regulator has product MIFLVTENQKFLELMTGRLRKMGKSAVGFSHSKDLWVRLRQTSPDIIILDGNCPHIDAIEILKNLKATGYKGQTIVLGDESSTPFVPEVSRFGAIQTAGRPLAVNRVVGAIRIAQEHLNLDVCYSSANRQEASWA; this is encoded by the coding sequence ATGATTTTCCTTGTGACAGAGAATCAAAAATTTTTAGAATTGATGACAGGCCGATTGCGAAAGATGGGAAAAAGTGCGGTGGGATTTTCACATAGTAAGGATTTGTGGGTGCGCCTCCGGCAAACCTCCCCTGATATCATCATCCTGGACGGTAATTGCCCTCATATTGATGCGATAGAAATTCTCAAGAATCTTAAGGCCACCGGGTATAAAGGCCAAACCATTGTGCTAGGAGATGAATCTTCTACCCCTTTTGTCCCTGAGGTCTCTCGATTTGGTGCTATTCAAACCGCCGGTCGTCCTCTGGCCGTGAATCGGGTCGTGGGCGCTATCCGAATTGCCCAAGAGCATTTGAATCTGGATGTGTGTTATTCCTCGGCAAACAGGCAGGAAGCGTCCTGGGCATGA
- a CDS encoding NADPH-dependent FMN reductase, with protein MPLNLAIFYGSVRTDRQGIKAARFMLNTCQSRGHAATLIDPLLYPLPLLDKMYKEFKPGQAPQPLQQVADLIIPADGYIIVSGEYNHTIPPALSNVLDHFLEEYFRKPSAIVCYSAGGFGGVRAAMTLRAMLAELGMSSIPSLFPISHVQDAFQEDGTPTDQNFHQKAREFFEELEWYAYALKQARTHPCPRSESSTRSHT; from the coding sequence ATGCCACTGAATTTGGCTATATTTTATGGATCGGTGAGAACCGACCGGCAGGGTATCAAGGCCGCTCGTTTTATGCTGAACACCTGTCAATCCCGCGGCCATGCCGCAACTCTTATTGATCCTCTTCTTTACCCTCTCCCGCTGTTGGATAAAATGTATAAGGAATTCAAGCCTGGGCAGGCGCCTCAACCTCTCCAACAAGTGGCTGATCTGATTATTCCGGCTGACGGCTACATTATTGTGTCGGGCGAGTATAATCACACCATTCCTCCTGCCCTTTCGAACGTATTAGACCATTTCCTTGAGGAATACTTTCGAAAACCTTCCGCAATCGTATGTTATTCGGCAGGTGGGTTTGGCGGAGTTCGTGCGGCAATGACCCTCAGGGCCATGTTAGCTGAACTGGGAATGTCCAGTATTCCATCTCTGTTCCCCATCTCTCATGTACAGGACGCCTTCCAGGAAGATGGCACACCTACTGATCAAAATTTCCATCAAAAGGCCCGAGAGTTTTTTGAAGAACTGGAATGGTATGCGTATGCCCTGAAACAGGCCAGGACCCATCCTTGTCCTCGAAGTGAGAGTTCAACACGATCGCATACCTGA
- a CDS encoding cyclase family protein — MISNWIDISMPLYPGMLQRSEDPPFQMEPVTDRKNVDKVHVSKISMSSHAGTHIGAPVKYGSPYQDHEQTEFSATIGLAKVIEIQDRKSVKAEELKKHRIYSHDRILLKTRNSASDWYSEHSPEDTIFLDRTAAAWLAERRVSTVGIDALFIGGKHENGKEIARMLIQAGIVIIEGLEFSRVKPGEYMLICLPLKIPDGDGAPARAILQPVR; from the coding sequence ATGATATCTAATTGGATTGACATTTCCATGCCTCTGTATCCTGGAATGCTTCAAAGATCTGAAGACCCACCATTTCAGATGGAACCGGTGACGGACAGAAAAAATGTGGATAAGGTTCATGTCTCGAAAATATCCATGAGTTCTCATGCTGGAACGCACATTGGCGCTCCGGTGAAATATGGAAGTCCTTATCAAGATCATGAACAAACAGAATTTTCAGCGACAATAGGTCTGGCCAAAGTGATTGAAATCCAAGATAGGAAATCTGTTAAAGCGGAAGAACTCAAGAAACACCGGATTTATTCGCATGATCGGATTCTTTTGAAGACACGCAATTCTGCCTCTGACTGGTACTCTGAACACTCCCCTGAAGATACTATCTTTCTCGACCGAACCGCCGCGGCATGGCTTGCCGAACGGCGGGTGAGCACCGTCGGAATTGATGCGCTGTTTATCGGAGGGAAACACGAAAATGGAAAAGAGATTGCCCGCATGCTTATTCAAGCCGGGATTGTCATTATTGAGGGACTCGAATTTTCTCGAGTGAAACCGGGTGAGTATATGCTCATCTGTTTACCCTTAAAAATTCCAGACGGAGATGGTGCTCCAGCCAGGGCCATTCTCCAACCGGTCCGCTGA
- a CDS encoding AI-2E family transporter: MPEIHKEETSELEREASAPSPSSELEAGYLSQLFQGPINIRSIALTGLFLYASLMVMYLAKAIMLPVFVALFLNLLFAPLVRGVEKIHIPAPLAAGGILLVFISVFTFGIVQLSTPASLWLDRAPEALQQVERKIRTIKSSVLEMGKATQALEHVASLSESRKAQRIEVKTDSLGGLLIGWTTEFILGLVSTMILLYFFLASGDLFLEKLVKVLPRFSDKRRAVEIVRGIENNISSYLVTVTSVNVGLALATSLAMYLLGMPNPFLWGAMAGILNFIPYVGSIIGLGAVTLAAAITFEHMNMVGLVFGTYLFLTAMEGNFITPHLLGRKLTLNPVIILVSVLFWGWLWGAVGALLAVPFVASLKIICDQIEPLNSIGEFLSR; this comes from the coding sequence ATGCCTGAAATCCACAAGGAAGAAACCTCAGAACTCGAACGTGAGGCTTCCGCTCCATCTCCTTCATCAGAACTCGAAGCTGGTTATCTATCTCAATTATTCCAGGGGCCGATCAATATCCGGTCCATTGCCCTCACGGGATTGTTTCTTTATGCCTCGCTCATGGTGATGTATCTGGCCAAAGCCATCATGCTTCCTGTGTTTGTGGCCTTATTCCTGAATCTTTTGTTTGCTCCTCTTGTGCGGGGAGTTGAAAAAATTCATATTCCCGCGCCGCTTGCGGCCGGGGGGATTCTTCTCGTGTTTATTAGTGTCTTTACTTTCGGAATTGTTCAGCTGTCTACTCCCGCTTCTCTCTGGCTGGACCGGGCCCCGGAAGCTTTACAACAGGTGGAACGTAAAATCCGGACCATCAAAAGTTCGGTCCTGGAAATGGGGAAGGCGACCCAGGCTTTAGAGCATGTGGCGAGTCTTTCGGAATCTCGTAAAGCGCAAAGGATCGAAGTGAAAACCGATAGTTTAGGAGGCCTGTTGATCGGTTGGACTACGGAATTCATTCTGGGGTTGGTTTCGACGATGATTTTACTCTATTTTTTCCTTGCCTCAGGGGATTTGTTTTTGGAAAAACTCGTGAAAGTCCTACCACGATTTTCGGATAAGCGACGGGCAGTGGAAATTGTCCGTGGAATAGAAAATAACATCTCCAGTTACCTTGTTACGGTGACCAGTGTGAATGTCGGCCTTGCGTTGGCAACCAGTCTAGCCATGTACCTGCTTGGCATGCCGAACCCGTTTTTATGGGGAGCCATGGCAGGCATTCTGAATTTTATTCCTTATGTAGGAAGCATTATTGGTTTAGGAGCGGTGACGTTAGCTGCGGCTATCACATTTGAACACATGAACATGGTGGGCTTGGTGTTCGGGACGTATTTGTTTTTGACCGCTATGGAAGGAAATTTTATTACACCCCATTTATTGGGACGAAAACTGACATTGAATCCCGTCATCATATTAGTGAGTGTGTTATTCTGGGGCTGGTTATGGGGTGCCGTTGGGGCGTTGCTCGCTGTACCTTTTGTCGCGTCTCTTAAAATAATTTGTGATCAAATTGAGCCACTCAATTCCATTGGAGAATTTTTAAGTCGTTAA
- a CDS encoding DUF2254 domain-containing protein, which produces MPAWVLNWLNKLRASLWLIPTCMTIAAILLSLVVPYLDNFFTPGNIDFLQWLSNMGPEGAMTLLSTIAGSMITIAGVVFSITIVALTLASGQFGPRLLGNFLRDRGNQVVLGTFVATFLYCLLVLRTIHVDPNGSTPYWGTLAGLILAVCSLGVLIYFMHHIAVSIQAPNLIAAVYGELEEDLARLFPERLGLADGNEANKTHIPSIMSRIEKEGMEIKAEIGGYLQAIENDALLEIAREQNLVIFLHYRPGHFITKGASLAKVLALGPMADVVTQHINKQMICGTNRTQEQDIEFSVLQLVEVAVRALSPGINDPFTCIQCIDHLSAILCQLARREFPSPFRYDPEGVLRVIAPSVTFEGVMNAAFNQIRQHGNGNVAVIICLLEGLGRIGETVERNEDRGAILRHVEMVQRGSRESIQEKNDLEAVEDRCRQVMASLSMGERRSTLLMDKMLHILP; this is translated from the coding sequence ATGCCGGCTTGGGTATTAAATTGGTTGAATAAACTCCGTGCGAGTCTCTGGCTTATACCCACTTGCATGACCATTGCCGCCATTCTCCTCTCGTTGGTCGTACCCTATCTCGACAATTTTTTTACGCCCGGGAATATAGATTTTCTTCAATGGCTAAGCAATATGGGTCCTGAAGGAGCGATGACTCTCCTTTCGACCATTGCCGGTTCCATGATTACCATTGCCGGTGTCGTGTTTTCCATCACAATTGTGGCCTTGACCCTGGCTTCGGGACAATTCGGCCCACGTCTCTTAGGAAATTTTTTGCGGGATCGAGGGAATCAAGTAGTCCTGGGAACGTTCGTGGCGACATTCCTTTATTGTCTGCTCGTCTTGCGAACCATCCATGTTGATCCCAATGGCTCTACGCCATACTGGGGAACGTTGGCGGGCCTGATTTTGGCCGTGTGCAGCCTAGGGGTATTGATTTATTTCATGCATCATATTGCTGTTTCCATTCAAGCCCCCAATTTGATCGCTGCGGTATATGGGGAATTGGAAGAAGACCTGGCCAGACTTTTTCCAGAGCGTTTGGGACTGGCCGATGGTAATGAGGCGAACAAAACCCACATTCCCTCTATCATGTCCCGGATAGAAAAAGAGGGAATGGAAATTAAGGCCGAAATTGGGGGTTACCTTCAGGCAATTGAAAATGATGCACTGTTGGAAATCGCGCGTGAACAGAATTTAGTGATATTTCTTCATTACCGGCCAGGCCATTTTATCACCAAGGGAGCATCATTGGCCAAAGTTCTGGCCCTTGGGCCGATGGCGGATGTCGTAACCCAACATATTAACAAGCAAATGATCTGTGGAACCAACCGGACCCAGGAACAAGATATTGAATTTTCCGTGCTTCAACTTGTGGAAGTGGCGGTGAGGGCACTTTCCCCTGGAATTAATGATCCGTTCACATGCATTCAGTGTATTGATCACCTCAGTGCAATTTTATGCCAGCTTGCGCGAAGAGAGTTTCCCTCTCCTTTCCGGTACGATCCTGAGGGAGTTCTTCGTGTGATTGCTCCGTCTGTCACCTTTGAAGGCGTCATGAATGCGGCTTTTAATCAAATTCGACAACACGGAAACGGCAATGTGGCGGTGATCATCTGTCTGTTGGAAGGTTTGGGGCGAATAGGTGAAACCGTAGAACGAAATGAGGATCGTGGGGCAATCCTTCGTCATGTCGAAATGGTCCAAAGAGGGAGCCGGGAATCCATTCAGGAAAAAAATGATTTAGAGGCCGTGGAGGATCGGTGCCGTCAGGTCATGGCTTCGTTGAGTATGGGAGAAAGGCGGAGTACTCTTTTGATGGACAAAATGTTGCATATCCTTCCCTAA
- a CDS encoding PRC-barrel domain-containing protein gives MLKTLLEMRGYGLRAIDKDLGSVDDFYFDDRLWRIRYLVADTGNWLPGRSVLIGQEALDRPDGENKVFPVKLTSAEIENSPGIESDLPFSLQKEKELRLFFKWREYWDEDGFIQPAGFTPMSVPGGEAIELSLKDGMKSSARLNGNPHLRSANEIQGYYIRARDGEIGHVDDFIVEDTTWAIRYLVVDTQNWLPGKKVLISHKWVNTVDWNQQTVEVAMTRETIEGSPEYDPNTPINREYEVRMYDFYGKPHDWVEK, from the coding sequence ATGTTGAAAACTTTATTGGAAATGCGAGGGTATGGGTTACGAGCCATTGATAAAGATCTCGGGAGCGTGGATGATTTTTATTTTGACGACCGGTTGTGGAGAATCCGTTATCTGGTGGCGGATACCGGAAATTGGCTCCCGGGAAGAAGTGTGCTGATTGGACAAGAAGCTTTGGACCGCCCTGATGGGGAAAATAAAGTCTTTCCGGTGAAGCTGACCTCCGCAGAAATCGAAAATAGCCCGGGCATTGAATCCGACTTGCCATTTTCCCTCCAAAAGGAAAAAGAACTCCGCCTGTTTTTTAAATGGAGAGAATATTGGGACGAGGATGGTTTCATCCAGCCTGCCGGGTTCACACCGATGAGTGTCCCTGGAGGGGAAGCCATTGAACTTTCCCTCAAGGACGGAATGAAATCGTCTGCCAGATTAAATGGGAATCCACATTTGCGGTCCGCCAATGAAATCCAAGGATATTACATCAGGGCCCGGGATGGAGAGATCGGCCATGTGGATGACTTCATCGTTGAGGATACCACATGGGCCATTCGATATTTGGTTGTGGATACTCAAAACTGGTTGCCAGGGAAAAAGGTTCTCATTTCTCACAAGTGGGTCAATACTGTTGATTGGAATCAACAAACTGTTGAGGTTGCTATGACTCGAGAAACGATCGAGGGAAGTCCGGAGTATGATCCGAACACACCTATAAATAGAGAATACGAAGTTCGTATGTATGACTTTTATGGTAAACCCCACGATTGGGTTGAAAAATAG